Proteins encoded within one genomic window of Rhizobium acidisoli:
- a CDS encoding alpha/beta hydrolase → MSAPSPVPTEKGILQFLQICDSFYPADAVEASVEQQRHWYDALCARFDRPLPPDMIFADGMVQRIPIRRYRPRKIISRTVLLYLHGGGFVVGSLESHHAICAEIADFAGAELVSVDYRLAPEYRWPAQTDDGFAVLKHLLAASNKVVLIGDSAGGNLAAGLALRARDEELSGVVGQVLIYPSLGGDLDTGSYAEMAAAPGLTTADVAYYREVLRAPAGNEIAEPLQAASLVGLPPTFITVAHFDPLRDDGRHYAARLTAEGIEVWFREEPQMVHAWLRARHMSDGARDGFRAVCEAVRHFAML, encoded by the coding sequence CTGTCCCCACCGAAAAGGGCATCCTGCAGTTTCTCCAGATTTGCGATAGCTTCTATCCCGCAGACGCCGTCGAAGCGTCGGTTGAGCAGCAGCGGCATTGGTACGATGCCCTTTGTGCGCGCTTCGACCGCCCGCTGCCCCCGGATATGATCTTTGCGGACGGCATGGTCCAGCGCATACCGATCCGGCGCTACCGTCCGCGGAAAATCATCAGCCGGACTGTTCTGCTTTATCTCCATGGCGGCGGCTTCGTCGTCGGTTCGCTTGAGAGCCATCACGCCATCTGCGCCGAGATCGCTGATTTTGCCGGCGCCGAACTCGTTTCCGTCGATTACCGGCTGGCCCCTGAATATCGCTGGCCGGCACAGACGGACGACGGCTTCGCCGTGCTCAAACATCTGCTTGCCGCCAGCAACAAAGTGGTTCTGATCGGTGACAGCGCCGGCGGCAATCTCGCGGCGGGCCTTGCCTTGCGGGCGCGCGATGAGGAGCTATCGGGCGTCGTCGGCCAGGTGCTGATCTACCCCAGCCTCGGCGGCGACCTCGATACAGGGTCCTATGCGGAAATGGCGGCCGCACCCGGCCTGACGACGGCCGATGTCGCCTATTATCGCGAAGTCCTGCGGGCGCCTGCAGGAAATGAGATCGCCGAGCCGCTGCAGGCAGCTTCGCTCGTCGGACTGCCGCCGACTTTCATCACCGTCGCGCATTTCGATCCGCTTCGCGATGACGGCCGGCACTATGCCGCCCGGCTGACCGCGGAGGGCATCGAAGTCTGGTTCCGGGAGGAGCCGCAGATGGTGCATGCCTGGCTGCGCGCCCGCCATATGAGCGATGGCGCGCGCGACGGCTTCCGTGCTGTCTGCGAGGCCGTCAGACATTTCGCGATGCTTTGA